The Lysinibacillus timonensis nucleotide sequence ATGTTGGTAGGTCCTGGTAATCCTTTCCCGGATAACCTAACTTCTCTAAAAACTCAATTGTGCTTTTCATAAAAACCTCCCGAACATAAACTTTCTCTGACCATTTCTTCTGCTAGCTTTCTTATGTTTTGTTCATTATGAATAAACGGCGTTCTCAAATTAACCGACTCTTGTGGGAACCATCTTGCGTAAACAGCTTCTTTCATCGAAATATAAAAAGATGGGTGCCAACTATATAACTCCATTTTGTTACAAATTTCAGTGTGAAGTTTTTTTACTCGGTCAAAGTCATTATATTGAATTGCTTCATATAAACTAACAGATAATTCAGGTAGGAAAACCGAGGTACCATTAATACTACCTGCAGCACCGAGTATTTGAGCATCTAACAAATGTTCATCAAATGCACTAAATACTAAAAAATCTTCTCTTACGCTTTGTAGTTGATTGATTACATTACGTATACGTGAAATACTACCTACAGTTTCTTTAATGCCCCTAATATTGCTAAAGTCAAGAGCAAGCTTTTGAATAACATTAATAGGGATTTCTTGACCAGTAAATTGTGGAATATTATATAAATAAATATCAATGCTCACTGCTTTGGAGATTTCAGCATAATATGCATATATTTGTTCATCACTCATAGACCAATAATACGGGTTTACAACCAAGGCCCCATCTGCACCTAATTCTTCTATAAATAGGGTCAATTCAATTGTTTCATCAAGTACAGTACCACCTGTTCCAACTAAGACAGGTAATTTTCCTTTTAAATAAGGAACAATATCAGTTAAGTAGTTTTTTTTCTCCTCCATTGTAAAATGAGGAAATTCACCTGAACTACCTAGAAGAACTAATCCGTGTACCCCTGCAGCAATAATCTTATCTAACATTTCTTTATTTTTTGCTACGTCAATTTTCCCGTTTCCATCTAGCAGAGTAACAACTGGAGGAATAATCCCTTTCATATTTATTCCTCCTTATTGCGCCTTGATATAAATTGTTTTTGCCACAGTAAAGAA carries:
- a CDS encoding dihydrodipicolinate synthase family protein, whose translation is MKGIIPPVVTLLDGNGKIDVAKNKEMLDKIIAAGVHGLVLLGSSGEFPHFTMEEKKNYLTDIVPYLKGKLPVLVGTGGTVLDETIELTLFIEELGADGALVVNPYYWSMSDEQIYAYYAEISKAVSIDIYLYNIPQFTGQEIPINVIQKLALDFSNIRGIKETVGSISRIRNVINQLQSVREDFLVFSAFDEHLLDAQILGAAGSINGTSVFLPELSVSLYEAIQYNDFDRVKKLHTEICNKMELYSWHPSFYISMKEAVYARWFPQESVNLRTPFIHNEQNIRKLAEEMVRESLCSGGFYEKHN